AAGTTAAAGCAGATTCTTTATCTCATAAAGAAGAAGCTGCAAATCATGCAGAGGACACACGTTTAACTGATAGTTTAAATGGTCATGTGGCTGAAAAAGCTCATGTTGATCCATCTTCTCATGCAGGAAATGATCATGATACAGCTCATCATGGAGATGACCACGAAGAGCATGCAAAACATGCTTTTCACCAAATGCAAAACAAACCATGGTCTGCTATTTATGTATCTTTAATTTTCTTTTTAGGAATTTCTCTTTTAGTTATGGCATTCTATGCAGCACAAAGAGTTGCTCATGCAGGTTGGTCTGTTGTATTATTTAGAGTGATGGAGGCTATTACAGCTAACTTACATTATGTAAGTGCGATCATGTTAGTTTTTATTATTGTAACAGCAATGCACATGAATCACTTATTCCCATGGATGGCTGATGGAGTTTTTGATCCACTAAGCGAAAACTATGATCCTATAATAGATGGAAAAAAATGGTTTATGAATTTACCAGGATGGGTAATGAGAAGTGTTTTCTATTTATTAGTATGGAATGGATTCCGTTTTTATATTAGAAAGAAATCTATAGAGCAAGATAATGGAGATTTAGATTTACACAAAAAGATCTATAATGTATCTGTAGTTTTCATATTATTATTCATGATTACTGAAAGTATGATGTCTTGGGACTGGATTATGGGAATTGATCCACACTGGTTCTCTACATTATTCGGATGGTACGTATTAGCAACTTTATTAGTATCTGCATTAACTGTAATTTGTTTAGTTACTCTATATTTAAGATCTAAAGGTCATTTACCATTTGTCAATGACAGTCACATCCATGATTTAGCTAAATTTATGTTTGGTTTTTCAGTATTCTGGACGTACTTATGGTTTGCTCAATTCATGTTAATTTGGTACGCAGATATGCCTGAGGAAACAACATATTTTGCTTTACGTTTCAAAGAGTATGTAGTTCCTTTCATTGGTATGATTGCATTAAACTTTATTTTCCCAATTTTATTATTAATAAACAGTGATTTTAAAACTGTGCCTTGGGTTATAGTAATTGCTGGAGTATTTATTTTAGTAGGTCATTATGTTGATTTATTTGTAATGATTATGCCAGGTACTGTAGGTGCACAATGGGGATTCGGAATTGGTGAGATTAGTGCCTTCTTATTCTTCCTTGGATTATTCATTTTTGCAACATTTAATGCTTTTGCTAAAGCAAACCCAGTAGTAAAAGGAAATCCATTTTTACACGAAAGTGAAATTCATCACTATTATATTATAGAACACAGAGGAGAAGATAACGCTCATCATTAATAACAAGTATTAAAAAAATAAGTATATAAGTATGCTAGCTTTATTTTATATTTTCATCGCAATAACAGTAGGAGTGAGTTTTTGGCAAATCACGCGTATAATGAATTTACGTAGTGTTATTGCTAATGATGATGATAACAACAAACAAGGTAAGATTGCTTTAGGTTTCCTAGTATTTTTATACGCAATGATGATTTATTGTTTATTAGCAATGAATGTAATCATGTTACCAGAGAGTGCATCTATTGAGGGTGAACACGATGACAGACTTTTCAATATTACGTTTATATTGATAGGTATTGTACAGTTTATTATGCAATTTTTAATTTTCTTCTTTACTTATAAGTACAGAGGTAATAAAAATAAGAAAGCTTTATTCTTTGCAGATAGCCATAAGTTAGAGTTAATTTGGACAGTTATTCCAGCCGTAACAATTGTATTATTAATCGGATATGGATTATGGCAGTGGAACAACGTAATGTATGTTGGAGACGATGAGAATCCAATAGTAATTGAAGTTTACTCGCAGCAGTTCAGATGGGATGCTCGTTATGCAGGTTCAGATAATGAATTAGGATTAGGAAATGTAAATTTTATCGATATCAATAAATCTAATACAATGGGTGTTGATATGTCTGATCCTAAAGCTCAAGATGATAAACAAGTTACAGAGTTATACTTACCAAAAGGGAAAAAGGTTTTATTCAAATTCCGTTCTCAAGACGTATTACACTCTGCATACATGCCTCACTTTAGAGCTCAAATGAACTGTGTTCCAGGTATGGTTACTCAATTTGCATTTACTCCGAAGTATACTACTGAAGAGATGCGTAATAACGAGGAAGTAATTGCAAAAGCAAAAGGAATAAATAAAATAAGACAAGCAAAAGGTGAAGAACCTTATGTGTTTGATTATTTATTATTATGTAATAAG
This genomic stretch from Tenacibaculum jejuense harbors:
- a CDS encoding quinol:cytochrome C oxidoreductase: MYQFSGKLKMLAIGLMVIGLIGTAISFMNTPKTLQDAKDILAKQEASHHGSHGGGHGEATNDHHANTEHKSDTHKSDHKEVKSNDVAHTNDHKKEVKADSLSHKEEAANHAEDTRLTDSLNGHVAEKAHVDPSSHAGNDHDTAHHGDDHEEHAKHAFHQMQNKPWSAIYVSLIFFLGISLLVMAFYAAQRVAHAGWSVVLFRVMEAITANLHYVSAIMLVFIIVTAMHMNHLFPWMADGVFDPLSENYDPIIDGKKWFMNLPGWVMRSVFYLLVWNGFRFYIRKKSIEQDNGDLDLHKKIYNVSVVFILLFMITESMMSWDWIMGIDPHWFSTLFGWYVLATLLVSALTVICLVTLYLRSKGHLPFVNDSHIHDLAKFMFGFSVFWTYLWFAQFMLIWYADMPEETTYFALRFKEYVVPFIGMIALNFIFPILLLINSDFKTVPWVIVIAGVFILVGHYVDLFVMIMPGTVGAQWGFGIGEISAFLFFLGLFIFATFNAFAKANPVVKGNPFLHESEIHHYYIIEHRGEDNAHH
- a CDS encoding cytochrome c oxidase subunit II encodes the protein MLALFYIFIAITVGVSFWQITRIMNLRSVIANDDDNNKQGKIALGFLVFLYAMMIYCLLAMNVIMLPESASIEGEHDDRLFNITFILIGIVQFIMQFLIFFFTYKYRGNKNKKALFFADSHKLELIWTVIPAVTIVLLIGYGLWQWNNVMYVGDDENPIVIEVYSQQFRWDARYAGSDNELGLGNVNFIDINKSNTMGVDMSDPKAQDDKQVTELYLPKGKKVLFKFRSQDVLHSAYMPHFRAQMNCVPGMVTQFAFTPKYTTEEMRNNEEVIAKAKGINKIRQAKGEEPYVFDYLLLCNKICGASHYNMQMKITVVEEADYKKWLGEQKTLAQVIK